A DNA window from Arachis duranensis cultivar V14167 chromosome 3, aradu.V14167.gnm2.J7QH, whole genome shotgun sequence contains the following coding sequences:
- the LOC107482118 gene encoding transcription and mRNA export factor ENY2 isoform X2 yields the protein MRASVNRPPTPTPESEEPQDPELTLREIINIKSGEKERLKELLRERLIECGWRDEMKSLCRAFAKKKGRNNVTVDDLVQVITPKGRASVPDSVKAELLQRIRSFLASAAI from the exons GAGGGCTTCGGTTAATCGGCCCCCAACGCCAACCCCCGAATCAGAGGAACCGCAAGATCCCGAGCTCACACTTCGAGAAATCATCAACATCAAG AGCGGAGAGAAAGAGCGCTTGAAGGAGCTTCTCAGGGAAAGACTCATTGAATGCGGTTGGAGGGATGAGATGAAATCTCTTTgcag GGCATTCGccaagaagaaagggaggaataATGTAACGGTCGATGATCTTGTCCAGGTTATTACCCCTAAAGGCAGAG CTTCTGTTCCAGACTCTGTGAAAGCTGAGTTATTACAACGAATTAGATCATTTCTTGCATCGGCTGCTATATGA
- the LOC107482118 gene encoding transcription and mRNA export factor ENY2 isoform X1, with protein sequence MRASVNRPPTPTPESEEPQDPELTLREIINIKLIESGEKERLKELLRERLIECGWRDEMKSLCRAFAKKKGRNNVTVDDLVQVITPKGRASVPDSVKAELLQRIRSFLASAAI encoded by the exons GAGGGCTTCGGTTAATCGGCCCCCAACGCCAACCCCCGAATCAGAGGAACCGCAAGATCCCGAGCTCACACTTCGAGAAATCATCAACATCAAG CTGATTGAGAGCGGAGAGAAAGAGCGCTTGAAGGAGCTTCTCAGGGAAAGACTCATTGAATGCGGTTGGAGGGATGAGATGAAATCTCTTTgcag GGCATTCGccaagaagaaagggaggaataATGTAACGGTCGATGATCTTGTCCAGGTTATTACCCCTAAAGGCAGAG CTTCTGTTCCAGACTCTGTGAAAGCTGAGTTATTACAACGAATTAGATCATTTCTTGCATCGGCTGCTATATGA
- the LOC107482119 gene encoding cytochrome P450 78A5: MLKSKPTTLLLITLASLFLFQSSLSSFSFLLFTLLLFALSLNYWLVPGGFAWRNHRDLSGPMGWPLLGSLPQMGSLAHAKLASMATNLKAKRLMAFSLGSTPVIISSHPETAREILFGSSFSDRPIKTSAKTLMFERAIGFAPSGTYWRHLRRIAAFHMFSPKNIQSLENLRHRLASEMAVKAMGMMEEKGFVEVRSVFQEGSLSNILESVFGSSSSLISEELGDMVKEGYELIHMFNLEDYFPLLKFVDFYGVKRRCHRLASQVKSVVGNIVDQRKKCPQSLLRNNHDFLSTLLSLPNKEESLADSDMVAILWEMIFRGTDTVAILLEWIMARMVLHQDIQMKARQEIDTCVGQNGHVQDSHIPNLPYLQAIVKEVLRLHPPGPLLSWARLAVHDVHVDKVFVPAGTTAMVNMWAISHDSSIWEEPWAFKPERFLKEDISIMGSDLRLAPFGAGRRVCPGRALGLATVHIWLARLLHHFVWLPTAQPVDLSENLRLSLEMKTPLRCRLVPRHNYVSP, from the exons ATGCTTAAGTCCAAGCCAACAACACTTCTTCTCATAACACTCGCTTCGTTATTCTTATTCCAAAGctcactctcttctttctctttcttactctTCACTCTCTTGCTCTTCGCTCTTTCTCTTAACTACTGGCTTGTCCCCGGAGGTTTTGCATGGAGGAACCACAGAGACCTCTCTGGTCCCATGGGTTGGCCCTTGTTGGGTTCTCTACCTCAAATGGGTTCCCTGGCACACGCAAAACTCGCTTCCATGGCTACAAACTTGAAGGCGAAGAGGCTCATGGCGTTCAGTCTTGGCTCCACACCGGTTATCATAAGCAGTCACCCTGAAACCGCAAGGGAGATTCTCTTCGGTTCTTCATTCTCCGATCGACCAATCAAAACTTCTGCAAAAACCCTAATGTTCGAGCGCGCCATTGGTTTCGCCCCTTCCGGAACCTACTGGCGCCACCTGAGAAGAATCGCCGCTTTCCACATGTTCTCTCCTAAAAATATTCAGAGCTTGGAGAATCTGCGGCATCGCCTGGCTTCTGAGATGGCGGTGAAAGCAATGGGGATGATGGAGGAGAAAGGGTTTGTGGAAGTTCGTAGTGTGTTTCAGGAAGGCTCTCTGAGCAACATTCTGGAGAGTGTGTttggttcttcttcttcgttgATTAGTGAGGAGTTGGGAGATATGGTGAAAGAAGGGTATGAATTAATCCATATGTTTAACTTGGAAGATTATTTTCCATTGTTGAAGTTTGTTGACTTTTATGGTGTGAAGAGAAGGTGTCACAGATTGGCCAGTCAGGTTAAAAGTGTGGTTGGTAACATTGTGGATCAAAGAAAAAAGTGTCCCCAATCGTTGCTTCGAAACAATCACGATTTTCTTAGCACTTTACTTTCACTGCCTAATAAGGAAGAAAGCTTAGCTGATTCGGATATGGTCGCTATTCTTTGG GAAATGATATTTAGAGGAACAGACACAGTGGCCATATTACTGGAATGGATCATGGCAAGGATGGTACTTCACCAGGACATACAAATGAAAGCCCGCCAAGAGATTGACACGTGTGTTGGCCAAAATGGTCACGTGCAAGATTCCCACATTCCCAACCTCCCTTACCTTCAGGCCATAGTCAAAGAGGTACTCCGCTTGCACCCGCCGGGCCCATTGCTATCATGGGCCCGCCTAGCTGTTCACGATGTCCACGTGGACAAAGTCTTTGTGCCAGCTGGCACAACTGCAATGGTTAACATGTGGGCTATATCGCATGACTCTTCTATATGGGAAGAGCCTTGGGCTTTCAAGCCCGAACGATTCTTGAAGGAAGATATATCCATTATGGGCTCAGACTTGAGGCTAGCGCCGTTTGGTGCAGGGCGTAGGGTGTGCCCGGGGAGAGCGTTGGGCTTAGCCACTGTCCATATCTGGCTTGCACGGCTTCTCCACCATTTCGTCTGGCTTCCCACGGCACAACCCGTGGATCTTTCCGAAAATCTCAGGCTTTCTCTCGAGATGAAGACACCTTTGCGTTGCCGACTAGTTCCTAGACATAACTACGTAAGCCCTTAA